AATGTGCGGCACGCCCTGAGCGTCGCGCAGGACGTCCACTGGCGCGTGCAGGCCCGCTAACTCTAATGTGCCGCTTGTCTGAGGGAGCGCTCGCCGCAGGGTAAGATAGCCGAAGAGGAGTGCGCTGAACACCCCTACCACAAGCACGATGAGCAAACCGAGCAACACACGTTTCAGCCTTCCCATGCCAGACCGTCCCTGTTTTGCCCTTGTTCGGGTACGCTCTCTTCTCACAAACAACAGGCGACCCGCTACGCCTGAGCCGCCGTTGCCCCCCTTAGGCCTCCCGTTGCCTCCTCCCTGCAACGGGCGGTGGTTCTACTCTTGCTTCTTTGTCTTTGTCGGGTCCGTCTGTTGCTGGCCAGCACTGTTGGGCTGCCGTTGACGCTCACCCGCCTGCTCGCCCTCCCGCCGGGTAAAATCCCTGCGCGGGTCAGGGACAGGGGCTGCAGCTGGGGTCTGACCACTGTCGGCGCTTGTCTTCCCTATGGGCGGCGCCATGCCGGATTGTCCACCCACGGTGGCTGGAGCGTAGGTGGCCTCGGGGGGTGCCACCTGCCGCCGCGAAAAGTCGCGCGCCTCCGACTGCGGCGCAACGGCATTCTCCCCACCGCCTGCATACGGCGCATCTGCCCACCAGGGGACCGCGTAGTACCACTGCCAGGCGTAGAGGTCTGGGTCGTGGTAGAAGGCGGGTCCAAAGGCCGTCTGCTGGTAAGGATTCCCCCCGTGGCAACTGGAGCAGTCGTCGCGATAATCAACCCGGTAGGTGGTCATCCCCTCGCCGCCCACTTCAACAGGGCGATGCGCCAGCTTTGTGTAGCAGCCACTTCCGGCGACGGCAGACACCAGGGTAGCAAATGCAATTGCGCGCCAACGTGCTGACACTCTCATCCTCTCTTCCCGCCGCAGCGGGCTCATCACGCCTAAAAGTACTCCAGGTACATAATCTTCAGCTCGCGATTGGCGTACTTCATGTCCTCGCGATTGTCGAGGATGTTTTTGAACGCGAACTCGACATACAAGCGTTGGGCGAAAATCCAGCGCAGGCCCAAGTTGAGGTACCCCTTCCCGCTCCCGATGGCCAGGCTGTTGTTGTCATTCATGCCCATGTCATAGTCCGCCACCAGCGTCAGCTCTTCGTTGAGCTTAAGATCGACCCCCATGAACGCGTCGAAATCCTTGTCACCATCCTTGTTCTCGAGGCTATAACAGACACCAACGTGCCCACCGAGAACCAGGGGGAGGCCATAGTTCTTGCTGGCGACGGCGTAGAAGCCCCGGGACTTGACCGTATAGCGCTCCAAGTCTTCGTGATAGGGCCCGTAGCCTTGCGAGTCGTAGCCAATGACGATATCCGGCATCGCATAGCTCTCTTCGAAAATGCGATAGGCGAAATGGACGCCAGGGTTTGGGTTCCAGTTCACCTTGCCAGCACCTATGATATTGGTGCCGCCAAAGGTAGCGCCAAAATTGAAGCGATGGGTGAGACCTACGGAGACACTCCCCAGCAGACCACCTTCCGGGTACGCGCGTACGCCAACCATGAAACTCCCCCGGTCAAGGATCTGCGCCGTGGGTTGGTCGATGAGTATGGGGCTCAACAGGCGGTTAGAACCCACCCGAGGGATGGCAGGCTTCTGCTGCGCGTACGATGCCCCGAAGCTCCCCACCAACACCACCCCACTCACGAGCACCGCTAACTTTCGCATGGCTCAGGACCCTCCTCCTATACCCACTTGCCGCGCCAGGATCCCGTCGACTCCTGGTGGAAGTCGCCATTAACCGGTGTAAATGTACCAAATACCTTCCGAAAAGTCAAGGGAAAAGCTGCGCCATGCGGCCAGCCCACCCTGGGAAGGCAGAGCGCGTCCCAGCTCAGAGCGCCTCGAGCGGCGGCAGGCCCTCCAGCGCCAGCGGCGCCAGGTCGGAGGCGGCGCAGTTTTCCGCCACCTGCTCCGGCGTCTTGGCCCCGGGTATGGCCACGTGACATGCCGGATGAGAAAGGCAGAAAGCCAAGCTCACCTGTGCCGGCGTGTACTCCACGTAGCGCTCAAATAGGAACCGGCATCTGTCCAAACGCCGGAAATACTCCTCAAGCCTCTCGGGCGAAAGGTTCATGCGTCTGTGGTCGTCAGGACCAAACCGGGTCTGGCGGGTGAACTTGCCGGTGAGAAAGCCAAATAGCAGGGGTATGCGGACGATCACCCCAAGACCGTAGCGCGCCGCTTTGGGCAGCAGTACTCTCTCCGCTTCCCGCTCAAGGAGGTTGTAACGCACCTGGATGCAATCCAGAACGTCGTGGTGCTCGTCCAGCAGAAAGGCCTGCTCGGTCTCTTTGAACGACTGCACACTGAACCCGGCGTAGCGGATCTTGCCTTCACGCTTCAGCTGTTCGAGGGCCAGCCACGGCTCATCACGGGTCAGCTTGTCAAGGTCGGGGCTGTGGAGCTGCAGGATGTCGATGGCCTCCAATCGCAAACGGCGCAGCGACTGCTCGGCAGCCCAGACCAGGTAGTCCCGCGAGTAGGTCTGGCGAATCGGGCCATAGCCCTGATCGTCCGCGGCGGTGGCGTGGTAGAAATCGTTGCCGACCTTTGTGGCCACCACTACCTCGCCTTTTCCCCTTTCGGCCAGCACGTCGGCGATCAATTCCTCCGAGTGGCCAAAGCCGTAGACGTCGGCAGTGTCGATGAGCGTGACGCCGCGCTCGATCGCCTCATGCAGGGCGCGCTTGGAGACCTGGTCGTCTGTTGGCCCCCAGTTTGTGCCCCCAATTGCCCACGCGCCGAAGCCTATGGTCGAGACCACAGGACCCCGCGCGCCAAGACGCACGTACTTCATCTGCTGACCTCCAGCCTGTTCTCGGGGCGAGGCCATTGTCCCCACGCACCGTCCTCATTGCCGCTCGCTTTGCCATGCTCCCCCTCTTGGCTCTCGCCGCTTCCCCTTTCCTCAGACGGGCTCGTCTGGCTTCGCCTGCTGGTGGCGTTGGACGGCGCGCACATATCGTTCCACATCGAACTTGCGCCGCAAGCCCGCCTCAGTCATGGAGCGCACGTTGCCAAAGACTGGCCGTTCGCCCCAGGGACGGTCGTGCTTGCCGAAGCACCAGGCGACCCCGGCAAAGCCATTGGGGTCACGACCGTCTATTTCGTATTTGTTGTTCAGGTGAAGACAACGAGAGAACGCTTCAGCCGGCGTAGGGCTCCATTCCAGAATCTTTTTCCCCCAGTACATGCGCATGTAGCCGTGCATCTTGCCGGTAAGCACCATCTCCTGCTGGGCGGCATTCCAGCAGGGATCGTGCGTCTGTGCCTGCTCCAGCTCCGCCAAGGAGTACGAATAGGGCCTGGCGTCCGCAAGGTGCTTTTGCAGCGTCTTCTGGGCCCAGGCAGGCAGCCCGGCGAAGGAGTCATAGTGAGGATTGAAATAGACAAAGTTCATGCTCAGCTCACGCCGCACGATGAGCTCCTCCAGGTAGGCGGGTACGCCCGGGCTCCCCGTGGCCTGCACCTGCAAGGCAATGTAGAGTGGCGAAATCTGCCCAAAGTGCAGGTACGGGCTCATGTGGGAAAGGTAGTCCACGCTGGGGTCGTTGCGGAGCTCGGCAAAGCGATCCAGCTTCTGCGCGATGAACGCCCGCAGGCGACGTTTCGCCTCTCCGGTGCCGCCCCGGAACAGAGGACTCGGTGGGACCGAGCGATCCACGGCCAACAATGTCCACAGGGCCCCTATATCGGCCAGCGACAGACCTTCCAAATCGATGCCTGAGGACGGAACACGCGGCTCGCGCGCAGCCAGAGGCTTGAGGAAGTACTCCAGGTGTTGGGCGAGCTTGCGCCGCAAGGTCGCCGCCGAGTACTCCTCCTTATCAGAAGCCACCTCAATCGGCACGACCACGTCCGTTTCCACCTGCCCGAGCAGACACGGCAGGCGCGCCGCCGCCAGCTGTCGCCACTGACGCTGGAGGCGGAGGTAACCGCAGTCGACCACCACCAGCGCCGCCTCATTTGCAACCCGCACCACCTCTTTTTCCGGGGGACCGTGCCGCACGAGGAAGGAAATGCCTCTCTCGCGAAGCGCGCTCTCCACCTCGGCAAGGCCTTGGAGCATGAAGGCGTAGTGGCGCGCGTTTGCCTCGGGGAAAGACCCCGTAAGCCCGAAGAAGGTCACTATCGGCAGGCCGAGCTCATTGGCGCGTTGTATGGCGTACTCGAGGGCGTGGTTGTATTCGGCCCGCTGGCTAGCCTGCATCCAGTAGAGGACGTATTTGCCCTTCCTCACCGGCTTGCCATTCAGTGCCCTGATGCGCTCCGGGTGAATCACCGCCCTTACCTCACACTCCAACGCATGCCAACCAGAAAGGCGTGGGTGAAATTGCGCAGCTCGATGATCGGGAAATCAACTCCCCGGAACTCCGGAATGTACACAGGGTCGGTGTCCAGCGTCAGGTCCACAAGGCCCATGCTGTAGCGGTACTTGGCCAGCAACGAGAGCCTTCCCAAGTTCACCTCCCAACCGAAGCCCGAGACGAAACCCACGTCGCCCTGTTCCACTGCATTCAGTTTGCGGCTTGCCGAGCCTTTCGCTGCATTGTAGAATTTGTACTTCTTGCCAAGAGCGAGGCCCACATAGCCCCCGCCGTAGGTGTAAAAACGCACGGCTCCAAGTGTCAGCCAGTAGGTGCGGACGGTAGCGGGCAACTCAATGTAGCGAAAGTCGTAGGTGAGCAGCATGTCGCCAAAAGGGAAGGAGCGCGTGCGCACGGTGTGCTGCGCGCCCTTTTCGGCGTAGGTCAGCCCGAGCTCTGCCGTCGCGAATCGCGCCAAGCGTGCGGTGCCGCTGAGCGAGAGACAGAGTCCGGAACGCCAATCCACGATCACTTCGGTGCCGGGCGGTTTTTCTCGCGGGCTCCAGTGGCTGGCCCACACCGGGCCTACGCTCAACTCGCGTGCGTAACGGCCCCCGGCGTGCCCAGCGGAGGTGGCGAGCACCACAAGAGCGACCACGGTGCCGGTAACCTGGCACCATCGGCCGGCAAGAGTCCCCAGCATCGGAGTCTTCAAATGTAGAGCCCTCCTGTCGTTTCAAACCAATGTGCGATCTGCTCAACTGCCCTGTTCACACCGTCATGGCTCACCTCCACTTCCATGCTGGGCAGGTGCGACCGCCGCGTGAACTCGCGGAAAAGCGCCTGTTCCGCAGCGAAAAGGCCAAGATCGTCGTACTGCGCGGGGTTGCCTGACACTGCCAACCGCTTCTCCCGGGCTGCGCCAAACGAGTCCGGCGCTCGGGTGCACAGCACCAGACGAAAGCCCAGAGGCAGCAACCGCTCCTCAAGCCAGCCAACGTCGAGTTGCCTTCCCAGCACCCGCCACTGATAGACCTGTGCGGAGATGTGGAATCGGTCCACGATGCACGAGTAGAAACGCAGAAGCTCGAAGAGGCGGGCCCAGGTGCGGTAGGTCTCCGTGGCAAGGGCCTCCTCAGCCGGCGCAAAGTTGATGAGCCCTCTGCCCCAGGGGTAGTTGCTGAAGGCACACCACTCAGCGGAGATGAGTGGCGAGTGGTAGCGGTACCTGCGCGGGCCGACGATGCGGGGATGTTCGTTGAGGGGAAAGGCAATCTCCGTCTTGAAGGTAAGCCACGTATCTTCGAGGATGACCTTGGAGCACGGCTTGCGAGATGCGCCTTGCTGGGGCTGGCGCGGCTCAGCAGAGCACATGGCTGCCTCCCGCGGAGAAACATGCCCACCACGCGCCAGCGCTGGGTCCCAAAATGCCACGATGGCCAACGAACATCCTCAAAGCTCACGCCCTTTGCCGGAGTCAGAAATCTCCACCAGCGCCTCAGGATAAGGGTCGAAAAACAGTTGCGCTTCCAGATATGGCTGCCCAAAGCGCGCGATCCAGGACTTCACCACCGCCACCGGGACGCTGAGCGGAACCCGCCCCTCCCGAAACTTGAGCAGCGTCTCGAGAAAGAAGGCTTTCTCTTTGGCCCCAAGCTGCGGCGAAAAGTAGCCCAGGGCGTGCATGAGCACATTGATCACTGCTGAAGAGCGCGCAGGACGGGCAAATGCGGCGTGTAGGTGTCGCTCATACTCATCGAGCAGTTGGGCTACCGGCTTCAGTTCCGGGTTGGCCACAATTCTGCCCATCTCCTTGAGGTGCTTCTGGCTGTAACCCATGAGCAAGAGCTTGTGCCGGCTGTGAAACTCCACCAACGCGCCCATTGTGCCGCTCGCCTTGACCTGGTCAAAACGAGCCGTGACGAATAGGTGCGTGAGAAAATGCTCGCGAAGGCGGAAGTTGCTCAAACGGCCCTCATCCTCAATCGGGAGGTGGCCAAACTGCTCAAGCACCGCGGCCCCGAAGAAACCACTCCTCTTCGCGACCGGGATGGGGTCTTCGGCCGCGGCGAAGATTTTGACGTCCTTGATGCCACAGGATGGCGAGCGGCCTTTCAGAATGAAACCGTGCGCGTCGAGGTGCGAGGCAAGAAAGGCCGCAGCAAAGGCAACCATCTTCTCGGTCACGTCCGCACCGGTAGCCGGCTGCAGCAGGCGACGCCCCTTCCTGCTTTGCACCACGCGTATCGGCTCGCGGGGCACTCCGAGGCCGATCTCCACCTCCGGGCAGACCGGCACAAAGCGCACAAAAGGCGCCAGTTTGGCCACCACCTCGCTGGTGATGGTCACGCCATTGTAGCGACAGGCCTCGAAGCCGAGGCACTTGCTGACCACCACAACTGGCTTTACCTCCGTGCTCATTGCTCGGCGCGGCAGGTCATCACCTATTCAGCCACACGATGGAGGCGTTCAGCATGGTGGCAAAGCTCACCCAAAGCAGGTACGGGACGAGGAGCGCTCCGGCAGCCGGTTGCGTCCGCCAAAACAGGACGAGCGTGGCGACAATAGCCCCCCAAAGGAGAGCAATGTCGACCAACGCGAGGGCTGGCAAGCGCAGGCCGAAAAAGAACAGTGACCACAGCACATTGAGGACGAGCTGCACGCTGAACACTGTCAGGGCAGCGTTGACGCCAGAGCTCCTCTGCCACACCAGCGCCACTGCGACACCCATGAGAATGTACAGCACCGTCCACACCGGACCGAACAGCCAGCCCGGAGGCGTGAAGGGCGGCTTGTTGAGGGTGGGATACCAGGTGCGGACCCCACTGCTGGTGAATACGCTTCCTAACACCACCGCCAGGAGGCAGACCCCGATTCCCACGACCAACTTCAAGACCAATGCCTTCGACAGGCCCATTCGTCACCTCGCTTTCTCCCCAGCAGTTCTCGGGAATGCTCCGTCAGTCGACGGGCTAACCCTAAAGACAGGCCGCGCTCGCCATGCCACATCCCACGCGAATGCCCCTTTGCCGGGCGAATTGCGCAACGCACAGAGGCGTGGCCCAATATAGCACCGCCACGAGAAAGATGCAAGTGGTTTTCTACCTCAACTTGCAGAACCCTGGGGCAAGGAAAAGGAGGCCCAGTGCAGCCTTGCCCAACGAGGCGTTCAGGGCAGGACAACTAAGGTGATGTCAAAGGTCATCTGGCCGGTGGCGGGTACCGTGGCATTGGGCGCCGCTGGGATGGTGCCCTGCGTGCCGTAGAAGCCGACGTAGTCGCCGCTCTTCGGCGGCGTCAGCGGGGTACTGACCACCCAAACAACGGCATAGACAAAGAATGTCCCTGCTGGCACATCTTTCATCTCGTAGGAGACTTTGGTGCCTGGACCGCAGGTACCGGTTGCCACCTTCACGAAGCCGTTGGCGTTGCTGGTATCGCTATCCACGACCACCGCGAAGGATTTGCCATTAGCCTCTGCCGGCAAGGAGAGCGTGCCCACCACATTGGGGCTGCTCTGCTGCTCTTCCTTCGGGGAGGTGGAATTCTTGCCACAAGAAGCCAACACCAGCATTGCACAGAGCGTACAGACCGTCAGCGCCAAGAGATGTGTCCTTTGCATATCCATCCTTGCTGCAGTTCTTTTCTGTTCGCACATCTTAGGCCCGCACCGACGACGCCATCAACGATCGTCGGGCAAGCAGCCCCAACTTCTGCACGATCGCCTCCACCTCGGCTTCGGTGTTCCCCACCGAGAATGAGAAGCGCAACATGGCCGGAGTCTTGATCTGATCGGCATAGGCGGCCGGGGAATGCCCGATCAGGGCACAGTGGATCCCCTCTGCCAGGAGGTCGTCGTGCAGCCGTTCCAGCGTTTGGCGGCCAGCACCGGCGCCTGGGAGAACCAGGGAGACAATCGCCGTGCGCCCGTCACATTGGGAGTCCGGGTAGACGCGGAGGAAGTCTCCGAGCTCGTGCACACACCGTGAGCGAAACTGCTCTGCCAAGGCAAAGGCATACGCTTGGGCACGCGAAAGTGCCTCTTTGTCCATGAACGGCTCGAGGCTGTCGCCCAGGGCCGCCAGAGAGGTGGCCACCGCCCCGCTGCGCGAGCCCTTGTCGTGGTTGAGGCGCGGGTGAACGGCAAAGGGGGAAGAGGCGTCGCGCGCGATGATTGCCAGGTGCGCCGCCGAGCGCACATAGAGGAAGCCGGTCTGGTCGGGGCCGACAAGCCACTTGTGCGCGTCCCCAGCGTAAAAGTCGCACCCCAGCGCGGCAACGCCCACCGCAATGTGCCCCACGGCCTGGGCGCCGTCGACAAGGACGAACACCTCGGGCTGGGCCGCCTTCAGTTGGCGACAAATCTCGGCGACGGGTAGCGCCACGCCTGTGTTGTAACACACATGGCTGACCAGCACCAATTTGGTATCCGGGCGAAGTCGGGTCAGCAGTTCATCGACAATCTCCTGGGCCTTGGTCTTGGCGGCAACGGGCGCCACGTCTGCATGATAGCGGGGCGGCGCGATCTTGCTGTAGATCCCGTAAAACTCGCAGTCGGTCACCAGAATGCGCGAACCCCATGGGATGATCTGGTGAGCAAAGAGCACTTCTTTCAGGGCGGCCTCTGAGCCCGTGGAAAAGAGAAGATGCGCAGGGTCGGGGCAGCCCACGAACTCCGCGAGCCGGGCGCGGGAGTTGTTGACCGCCAGGCGCAGCGCGCGCATGCTGGCTTTGGGGTCATCCTCGTAGAGGTGCTGCCACTTGCGATAGCGGTTCTCGATGCCCAGCACGTCCGTCCGGATCCGTTCTGCTCCTGCCCAGTTGGCATAGATCTTGGAACGGTCGGAAAGCCAGCTGATGTTTGCCAGTTGCGGAGGCGGTTTGAGCATTGCGGCGGTCTCAGTTCCTCATCACCCGGGTGATCTCGCGCACGATCCGCTCGCTGGTGGTGGGCTTGGTCACGATGCCGTCGGCCAGGCCCTGTGCCAATGCTGCGCGGATGGCCTCGTCATCCTGGCGAAAGATGGTGAGCAGCAGCACCTTCATGCGTCCCTGTTTGCGCAGTGGATGCTCGCGCAGGTGCGCGGCGATGGAGAGCCCCTCGTGGATGTTCATCTCGCTCATGACGTCCAACAAGAGCACGTCGGGCTGCTGCGCCTCTACGTTCCGCAGCGCCTCTTGTCGGTCCAGCGGACAGGAGGCCACCTCGAAGCCTGCCTCGCGCAGGTCCGCGCAGATGCCCTGACGCAGGAATTCCACGTCCTCAGCGTACAGTACCTTAGTCATTGCTCGATGCTCCTCCCAGCGCGTAGGAAGGGAAGACCACCGTGAAGGTGGTTCCTTTCCCGGGCGCGCTCTCCACGTTCATGTGGCCGCCGTGGGCATGCACGATGTGCTGCGCCAACGACAAGCCCAGGCCGGCGCCGGCCGGGTGCACCTTGGTGAAGCGCTTGCCACGATATCCCTGCTCGAAAATCCTCGGCAGTTCCTCGGGCCTGATGCCACAGCCGTTGTCGGCGCAGGTCACCACGATGCCGCCATTGGCCTGCGTCGCGCTTAGACGGATGCGGCCGGCGCCGTCTTCCACCGCATAGATGGCGTTCTCCAACAAGGTGCTGAACAGAAAATCCAGATCGTCCGGACGCCCCCACAACGAGGCGCCTCCGGTGCGCACCCGTACGTCCACGGCGATCCTCTTGTGGTCGATAAGCGGCTTCTTGGCCTGCACAACGTTCCGCAACAACTTGCGCAGATCCACCTCGCGCTTTTCGGTGAGAGCCAGCCACTGCGTGTCGCTCAGTGCCAGGCCCCGCATGGACTGCAGTGTGTACTCCTCCACCTGCCTGATGGCCGAGATAATCTGCCGATAGGATTTTTCCCGATCGCGGTTCGCCCGCAGGTTCTCGGCGGCGGTGACGATGACCTGGTACGGCATCAGCGTCTTGTGCAGGCCGATTTTCTTCTCCTCGGCGATTTTGCGCAAGGCATACCGCAGAAAGAGGTTCTGCAGCTTGATGATGTTCTTGAGAATGAGAAAGCTGCTCAACTCGTCCGCCGAGAAGCGCAACCAATCCTGTTCTGCGAGCCTGGTGTATTTCCGCACCAGCAGGTCAAAGCTCAAGCTGATTTCGCCCATCAGGATGTCGGCAATCACCCGCGCCAAAAACTCCGTGGAGGCGATCAGACCCTTGATGTTCTCTTCGGTGAAGATCGGGACGTTCTTGCGGATGTCCTCGTCAATCTCCTCTCGCGGCAGACCGTATTGCTCGACAACCTCGAAAAAGCGATCCGACAACCTGGGACGGTCGACGGTGAGGAATTCGCCAATGGAGATGAGTCCCACCACGCGCTCGTAGACCACGATTGGCACCATGAAGCAGGTAAACCCAGACCAGCAGACGTAGCGCTGCGGTTTGGAGGTCTCGATGACCTTGCGCGCGTACTTCAGGTCGTCCACGTCGCAGAAGCGGTGGCGGATCTCCGCATTGTTGAAAAGGTAGTACTTGCAGATGCGGTGGCAAAAATGCCGCTCCGTGATCTGATGCGCCTCGTTGTCCCATACTGCCGTGGAACAGCGCGTGGTAGCGGTGTCCTCTTCGCAGATGTCGTTGAGCTTGTCGATCATGTCGCGCTCCTTGAGGCGCGCGGTGAAAATGTCCTCAGGCATCGATATCCACCCCCTGCAGGTACTTGTTGAAGATCATCCTGCTGATGCCCAAGGCTGCGGCTGCCTTGGACTTGTTGCCGGCGAAGAGTTCCAGCGCGGCTCTGCAATAGGCCTGCCGCACCTCGGCCACCACCTCGCGCAACGGCCGCGTTTCGCCACGAAAATCAAGCGCGCCCAGCCCTTTGCCCCGCACCGGCTCCAAGCGCAGGTCCTTCTCATCGATCACCGTGCTGGAGGCGAGGGTGATGGTGCGCTCCAACAGGTTCTCCAACTCGCGCACGTTGCCCACCCAGGGGTAGCTCTGCAGGCGGGCAATCGCCTTCGGGGTGAAACTGTAGCGGATTCCGAGGCGCGCGCTGAAACGATTGAGGATGTGCTCCAAGAGGTCCGGGATGTCCTCTGGCCTCTCCCGTAGCGGTGGAATGTAGATGGGAATCACATTCAGCCGATAGAACAGGTCCCGCCGGAACTGCCCCTTCTCGATGAGCTCTTCCAGGCTCTGGTTGGTGGCGCTGATCACGCGGATATCGGCCTTGACCTTCTCATTGCCGCCGACGCGCGTGAATTCCCCTTCCTGCAGTACGCGCAGCATCTTCACCTGCATGGCCAACGAGGTGTCGCCGATTTCGTCAAGGAAGAGCGTGCCCCCATTGGCCAGCTCGAACTTGCCGATCTTCTGGCTGATGGCCCCGGTGAAGGAACCCTTCTCGTGGCCGAAGAGCTCGCTCTCCAAGAGGGTCTCTGGCAGCGCGGCACAGTTGACATCCACAAAGACCTTGCCCCGGCGGCGACTGCGCTCGTGGATGAGCCAGGCAATGAGCTCCTTGCCGGTGCCCGACTCGCCTCGGATCAACACGTTGGCCTCCGACTGCGCCACTTTCTCCACCATGTCGCGCACTGCGGCCATGGCTGCCGAACGTCCCCAGACAATCTCCCGCTCCACTTTGGTGCGGGAAAAGAGCTCCTCCACGAGATTGGCTAAACTCTCGATGAGATCGAGCTCAAAAGTGTTGAGGATGCGGTCGTCGGCGCAGCCAAAGAAAAGCACGCCGTAGTCGCCTCCCCCCTCGGCTCTCTGCAGCCGCACGGCCAATCCTGAGCCGAGTCCTGGGTGCTCTGCGAGATTCTTGTAGGGAGTTGCGTGGATGGCGTTGAGACGGACAAAGCGCTCGTCCGGGTGGGCAGCCAACTCGGACGTGACCAGCGCCACCAGCTCGCGGCCCACCTCGGTGGAGCCGGGGGCCCGGAACCCGCGCGGCCGAGGACTCCCGTCGGCGCACTCCAAAGCGGAGCCGCGCCGTTCCAGAAAGAGGATGAACTTGTACCGCGTGATGGAGGCCAGCACGTCGAATCCCTGCTCCAGCATCTCGCGCGGGTCCTGCGTCTTGGACAGCGCATCGATGAACTGCTGCAGGTAGCCGGAGTATTTGTAGTCAAAGTCGTAGCGCTGCTGGGTCATTGGTCCATCTCTAAGGAGCCGGCCACATCCCTCTTGCCCGCCGCAACATGGGGCCAGAAAGCAGAAGGCGCGAGCATGGGCCCGCGTCTTGCCAGACGCTCACGGATGGTGCTTTGCCGCGGCGCCGACCCGTGCCGCGGAAGCA
This portion of the candidate division KSB1 bacterium genome encodes:
- a CDS encoding sigma-54 dependent transcriptional regulator, with the translated sequence MTQQRYDFDYKYSGYLQQFIDALSKTQDPREMLEQGFDVLASITRYKFILFLERRGSALECADGSPRPRGFRAPGSTEVGRELVALVTSELAAHPDERFVRLNAIHATPYKNLAEHPGLGSGLAVRLQRAEGGGDYGVLFFGCADDRILNTFELDLIESLANLVEELFSRTKVEREIVWGRSAAMAAVRDMVEKVAQSEANVLIRGESGTGKELIAWLIHERSRRRGKVFVDVNCAALPETLLESELFGHEKGSFTGAISQKIGKFELANGGTLFLDEIGDTSLAMQVKMLRVLQEGEFTRVGGNEKVKADIRVISATNQSLEELIEKGQFRRDLFYRLNVIPIYIPPLRERPEDIPDLLEHILNRFSARLGIRYSFTPKAIARLQSYPWVGNVRELENLLERTITLASSTVIDEKDLRLEPVRGKGLGALDFRGETRPLREVVAEVRQAYCRAALELFAGNKSKAAAALGISRMIFNKYLQGVDIDA